Proteins encoded by one window of Roseibium sp. Sym1:
- a CDS encoding IS1595 family transposase — protein sequence MSVLSRKYFHCEAAAFEHVESALWPNGPHCPHCGNAGKIYELKGVRSKPSKKNPEGVERHGLKKCGECRKQFTVRIGTIFEESHIPLHKWLQAIYLMCSSKKGISSNQLARVLEITVKSAWFLSHRIREAMRSTDNTPFGGEGKTVEVDETYIGRISGVPKMKAGAAHKNVVLTLVEREGRAKSFHIDSATANQVSWVVHTNVKHESDLMTDTARMYPEIGTYFASHEMVNHTEKEYVRGKAHTNTIEGFFSIFKRGMKGVYQHCAEHHLHRYLAEYDFRYSNRIKLGVDDNMRAEIALLNVKGKRLSYRQSS from the coding sequence ATGTCTGTACTGTCTCGTAAATATTTTCACTGTGAAGCCGCCGCTTTCGAACATGTCGAGAGCGCTCTGTGGCCGAACGGCCCGCATTGCCCTCATTGCGGCAACGCAGGAAAGATCTACGAGCTAAAGGGTGTCCGCTCGAAGCCGTCGAAAAAGAACCCGGAAGGCGTAGAGCGTCACGGCCTGAAAAAGTGTGGTGAGTGCCGGAAGCAGTTCACGGTGCGGATTGGCACCATTTTCGAGGAAAGCCATATCCCGCTCCACAAGTGGCTCCAGGCTATCTACCTGATGTGCTCCAGTAAGAAGGGTATCAGCTCTAACCAGCTCGCCCGCGTTCTGGAAATCACGGTCAAGTCCGCTTGGTTCCTGTCGCACCGCATCCGCGAAGCAATGCGCTCCACGGACAACACTCCGTTTGGCGGTGAAGGCAAAACGGTAGAGGTTGACGAAACCTACATCGGTCGCATTTCCGGCGTTCCTAAAATGAAGGCTGGCGCTGCTCACAAGAACGTTGTCTTGACGCTGGTGGAACGCGAAGGCCGCGCCAAGAGCTTTCATATCGACAGCGCAACAGCCAATCAGGTTAGCTGGGTCGTTCACACGAACGTCAAGCACGAGTCCGATCTGATGACGGACACGGCGCGCATGTACCCGGAAATCGGCACCTACTTCGCGTCCCATGAAATGGTGAACCACACGGAGAAAGAATACGTCCGTGGCAAAGCCCACACGAACACGATTGAGGGCTTCTTCTCCATCTTCAAGCGCGGCATGAAAGGCGTCTACCAGCACTGCGCGGAACACCATCTGCACCGCTATCTGGCGGAATACGATTTCCGTTATTCCAACCGGATCAAGCTGGGCGTAGATGACAATATGCGGGCTGAAATCGCGCTGTTGAATGTGAAGGGCAAGCGCCTGAGCTATAGGCAATCTAGTTGA
- a CDS encoding DUF3800 domain-containing protein gives MPSYRMFIDDTGNVNSKTDEHPQNRYAGIVGAIMNLDYVYTRFEPSFDKLRRKFFCDNDDEPMPILHLRRMKKAEGRFHQLKDKDFRAEWEKYCFRMYERAQYTVIAVCVDKLRFLELHENWDGNFYRLLVGNAIERYFYFLKNSGGDGDVMCEATNPNLDNNLKELYREFYHDGSDHIKAHALQSRLSTNEIKIQPKSDDIRGLQLADMLASTSFSHCKRIYADGPDYDAFAMKVADVLERDKFYRDRHGNPHGYGRIWRP, from the coding sequence ATGCCTAGTTATAGGATGTTCATTGATGATACGGGAAACGTAAACTCAAAGACAGACGAGCACCCGCAAAACCGATACGCTGGGATCGTTGGTGCAATCATGAACCTTGATTATGTTTACACTAGGTTCGAACCATCCTTTGATAAGCTACGCCGCAAATTCTTCTGCGATAATGATGATGAGCCGATGCCAATCTTGCACCTACGCAGGATGAAAAAGGCTGAGGGTCGTTTCCATCAACTCAAAGACAAAGATTTTAGAGCGGAGTGGGAAAAATATTGTTTCCGTATGTATGAGCGCGCTCAGTACACCGTTATCGCGGTGTGCGTTGATAAGCTTCGTTTTCTCGAATTGCATGAGAATTGGGACGGAAATTTTTATAGGCTTTTAGTGGGCAACGCCATTGAGCGCTATTTCTACTTTCTCAAAAATAGCGGCGGCGACGGTGACGTCATGTGCGAAGCCACAAACCCTAACCTGGATAACAACCTCAAGGAATTGTACCGCGAGTTTTATCATGATGGCAGCGACCACATTAAAGCGCACGCGTTACAAAGCCGCCTGTCAACGAATGAGATAAAGATACAACCCAAGTCCGACGACATACGCGGCCTTCAGCTTGCCGATATGCTAGCTTCCACATCATTCTCACATTGCAAGCGTATCTATGCTGATGGCCCTGATTACGATGCCTTCGCTATGAAGGTTGCAGACGTTCTGGAGCGCGACAAATTCTATCGTGATCGCCACGGCAACCCGCACGGCTACGGAAGAATCTGGAGGCCATAA
- a CDS encoding YifB family Mg chelatase-like AAA ATPase, producing the protein MVSRVTTVAFQGIEAVPVDVQVHVGPGAVAFNVVGLPDKAVGESRERVRAALSASGLALPAKRVTVNLAPADLPKEGSHYDLPIALGVMAAIGAIPGEFLEGYAVLGELGLDGTLAPVAGVLPAAMGATGIGKGLICPEASGSEAAWADADMDILAPRSLIQLANHFKGTQVLSRPVARLQGNPGPLPDLAEVKGQETARRALEIAAAGGHNLLMTGPPGSGKSMLASRLPSILPALSPRELLEVSMIASLAGELAEGKLTDRRPFRAPHHSASMAALVGGGLKARPGEVSLAHNGVLFLDELPEFTPQVLDSLRQPLETGEAVIARANHRVSYPARIQLVAAMNPCRCGHAGEPGHQCRRGDRCITDYQARISGPLLDRIDVRIEVPAVTAADLIGPAASESSEAVAARVAEARSIQQQRFLELGLACRTNAQAPASVVETMAKPDDKGLAFLRDVAERLALSARGYHRVLKLARTLADLDGMDQVGRIHLAEAMSYRGQDMSRRAA; encoded by the coding sequence ATGGTCAGCCGGGTCACGACGGTTGCATTTCAGGGCATCGAGGCGGTGCCGGTGGATGTTCAGGTTCATGTCGGACCGGGCGCGGTCGCCTTCAACGTGGTCGGCCTGCCGGACAAGGCCGTCGGCGAAAGCAGGGAGCGGGTGCGCGCGGCCCTGTCGGCCTCCGGACTGGCCCTGCCGGCCAAACGCGTCACCGTCAATCTGGCCCCCGCGGACCTGCCCAAGGAAGGCTCCCACTACGACCTGCCGATCGCACTCGGGGTCATGGCCGCCATCGGCGCGATTCCGGGCGAATTTCTCGAGGGGTACGCGGTGCTGGGCGAACTCGGCCTCGACGGCACGCTCGCGCCGGTTGCCGGGGTGCTGCCCGCCGCCATGGGCGCGACCGGGATAGGCAAGGGCCTGATCTGCCCCGAGGCCAGCGGCAGCGAGGCTGCCTGGGCCGACGCGGACATGGATATCCTGGCGCCGCGCTCGCTGATCCAGCTTGCCAACCACTTCAAGGGCACGCAAGTGCTGTCACGGCCGGTCGCCCGGCTGCAGGGCAATCCGGGGCCCTTGCCCGATCTTGCCGAGGTCAAGGGGCAGGAAACCGCGCGGCGCGCGCTGGAGATCGCTGCCGCAGGCGGCCACAACCTGTTGATGACAGGCCCTCCGGGATCCGGAAAATCCATGCTGGCCAGCCGCCTGCCGTCGATCCTGCCCGCCTTGAGCCCGCGCGAGCTCCTGGAAGTCTCCATGATCGCTTCACTGGCCGGCGAACTGGCCGAGGGCAAGCTCACCGACCGGCGGCCGTTCCGGGCGCCGCATCATTCCGCCTCCATGGCCGCGCTTGTCGGCGGCGGTCTGAAGGCCCGGCCGGGCGAGGTGTCCCTCGCCCATAACGGCGTGCTGTTCCTGGACGAGTTGCCGGAATTCACCCCGCAGGTGCTCGACAGTCTGCGCCAGCCCCTGGAAACGGGCGAGGCCGTGATCGCGCGGGCCAATCACCGGGTCAGCTACCCGGCCCGGATCCAGCTGGTCGCCGCCATGAACCCCTGCCGCTGCGGCCATGCCGGCGAGCCGGGCCATCAGTGCCGGCGGGGCGATCGCTGCATCACCGACTATCAGGCACGGATCTCCGGGCCGCTGCTCGACCGGATCGACGTGCGCATCGAGGTGCCCGCGGTCACGGCCGCCGACCTGATCGGCCCGGCGGCCAGCGAAAGCTCGGAAGCCGTCGCTGCCCGGGTCGCCGAGGCGCGGTCGATCCAGCAACAGCGTTTCCTGGAGCTTGGCCTTGCGTGCCGCACCAATGCCCAGGCCCCGGCGTCCGTGGTCGAGACCATGGCCAAGCCGGACGACAAGGGACTTGCCTTCCTGCGCGACGTCGCCGAACGGCTGGCGCTCAGCGCCCGCGGTTATCACCGTGTCCTCAAGCTTGCCCGCACGCTGGCCGATCTCGACGGCATGGATCAGGTCGGCCGGATCCATCTTGCCGAAGCCATGAGCTACCGGGGCCAGGACATGTCGCGGCGGGCGGCCTGA
- a CDS encoding aromatic amino acid transaminase, translating into MFGDVGDYPVDPIMIGADLFAQDPRTDKLNLTVGVYENEQGQTPILTAVKRAESDLVALQKTKAYMALTGDADYYGSLGQEILGADLFTGHDFVSAQTAGGAVALRVMADFVAQLSRKPTIWLQSPTYGNYMPIVTAAGAPWRSVPYYDQLRCQMRFEEMLTGLEAARPGDLFLFQGVCHNPTGADLTKEQFGQLLDQLERLGVVPWIDLAYLGFGKGFEADCEQVRQIVGRFEECVVCVTLSKSFGIYRDRAGALFLKCKPETRERLQRAVSAIIRSGSSHAPDHGPAVVSRILSDPDLKSLWLQELEVMRKRVAGIRQEIVLLEQERYQRDTLAYLGRQSGMFSLLPLNSDQETALTRDHGIHVVRGGRVNVARLNSTTIPKLIEVFHQVISVR; encoded by the coding sequence ATGTTTGGAGACGTTGGCGACTATCCTGTTGACCCGATCATGATCGGGGCAGACCTGTTTGCTCAGGATCCGCGGACCGACAAATTGAACCTGACGGTTGGGGTCTACGAAAACGAGCAGGGTCAGACGCCGATTCTGACTGCCGTGAAACGCGCAGAAAGCGATCTTGTCGCCTTGCAGAAAACCAAGGCGTATATGGCCCTGACGGGAGACGCGGACTATTACGGCAGTCTCGGGCAGGAAATCCTGGGAGCGGATCTTTTCACCGGGCACGACTTTGTCAGCGCACAGACCGCCGGCGGTGCCGTTGCGCTTCGTGTGATGGCGGATTTCGTCGCGCAGCTGTCGCGCAAACCGACCATCTGGCTGCAGAGCCCGACCTATGGCAACTACATGCCGATTGTTACGGCCGCAGGCGCGCCATGGCGTTCGGTCCCTTACTATGACCAGTTGCGCTGCCAAATGAGATTTGAGGAGATGCTGACGGGACTTGAGGCGGCACGGCCCGGGGATCTCTTCCTGTTTCAGGGTGTTTGTCACAACCCGACCGGCGCCGACCTGACAAAAGAACAATTTGGCCAGTTGCTGGACCAGCTCGAGCGTCTTGGCGTGGTGCCCTGGATTGATCTTGCCTATCTCGGTTTCGGCAAGGGTTTTGAGGCCGATTGTGAACAGGTCAGGCAGATCGTCGGGCGCTTCGAGGAATGCGTTGTCTGCGTGACCCTGTCGAAATCCTTTGGCATCTACCGCGATCGGGCGGGCGCGCTTTTCCTGAAATGCAAACCCGAAACCAGGGAACGCCTCCAGCGTGCCGTCTCGGCCATCATTCGCTCCGGCAGTTCACATGCACCGGATCACGGCCCAGCAGTGGTCAGCCGGATATTGTCGGATCCCGATCTCAAGTCTCTCTGGCTGCAGGAGCTTGAGGTCATGCGAAAGCGGGTGGCCGGTATTCGGCAGGAAATTGTCCTGCTGGAACAAGAACGTTATCAGCGGGACACCCTTGCTTATCTCGGCCGGCAATCCGGCATGTTCTCGCTTCTGCCGCTCAACAGCGACCAGGAGACGGCATTGACCCGCGATCACGGCATTCACGTTGTCAGGGGCGGCCGGGTCAACGTGGCGCGGCTCAACAGCACCACCATCCCGAAGTTGATCGAGGTGTTTCATCAGGTCATCTCCGTCCGGTGA
- a CDS encoding zinc-dependent alcohol dehydrogenase family protein — translation MKAVLYETFAQAPKLVTLPDPDPEPHGVVLKVEATGVCRSDWHGWMGHDPDITLPHVPGHELAGTVLATGRDVRRWKKGDRVTVPFVGGCGACPECHAGHQQVCENQFQPGFTHWGSFAEFVGIHQADLNLVALPETMGFATAASLGCRFATSFRGVVDQGRVSAGEWVAVHGCGGVGLSAIMIANAVGAQVVAIDITDDKLALARDLGAVATVNAATEADVAEAVVEITGGGAHLSIDALGHPVTCFNSIQNLRRRGRHVQIGLMLADHATPKVPMARVIGWELEILGSHGMQAHRYGAMLDMVRSGKLAPDRLVGKEISLEESIAALTQMDRFEGVGATVVTRF, via the coding sequence ATGAAAGCCGTGCTCTATGAAACCTTCGCGCAAGCCCCGAAACTGGTGACGCTGCCGGATCCGGATCCGGAACCTCATGGCGTCGTGCTGAAGGTCGAGGCGACCGGGGTCTGCCGCAGCGACTGGCACGGCTGGATGGGGCACGATCCGGATATCACCCTGCCGCATGTGCCCGGTCACGAGCTCGCCGGCACCGTGCTTGCAACCGGCAGGGATGTTCGCCGCTGGAAGAAAGGCGACCGGGTCACCGTGCCCTTTGTCGGCGGCTGCGGCGCCTGCCCGGAATGTCATGCCGGCCACCAGCAGGTCTGCGAAAACCAGTTCCAGCCGGGCTTTACGCATTGGGGCTCCTTCGCCGAATTTGTCGGCATTCACCAGGCCGATCTCAATCTGGTCGCCCTGCCCGAGACCATGGGTTTCGCAACCGCCGCCAGCCTCGGGTGCCGCTTCGCCACCTCGTTCCGCGGCGTGGTCGACCAGGGCAGGGTCTCTGCCGGCGAATGGGTCGCGGTTCACGGCTGCGGCGGCGTCGGCCTGTCGGCAATCATGATCGCAAACGCGGTCGGCGCCCAGGTGGTCGCCATCGACATAACGGATGACAAACTGGCGCTGGCACGGGATCTTGGCGCCGTGGCGACGGTCAACGCGGCTACGGAGGCGGATGTTGCCGAAGCGGTTGTCGAGATCACCGGCGGCGGCGCGCATCTTTCGATCGACGCGCTGGGCCACCCCGTCACCTGCTTCAACTCGATCCAGAACCTGCGCCGCCGCGGCCGGCACGTGCAGATCGGCCTGATGCTGGCCGATCACGCCACGCCAAAGGTGCCGATGGCCAGGGTGATCGGCTGGGAACTGGAAATCCTCGGCAGCCACGGCATGCAGGCCCACCGCTATGGAGCCATGCTCGACATGGTGAGGTCCGGCAAGCTGGCGCCCGACCGGCTGGTCGGCAAGGAAATCAGTCTGGAGGAGTCGATCGCCGCGTTGACGCAGATGGACCGGTTCGAGGGTGTCGGAGCAACGGTGGTGACGCGGTTCTGA
- a CDS encoding Lrp/AsnC family transcriptional regulator encodes MPKIDRIDAEILIRLQSDGRLSNAKLAEQVSLSETPCWRRLKRLEEAGVIEGYQAVVNRRALGLGVMAFVQLTCSEHDEASTAAFQKAVEASPQVLSCHNTTGDADFLLQVVAQDLDDYSRFVEKVIRKLPGVTSIKSNLSLRELKSSNRLPIREAISHL; translated from the coding sequence GTGCCCAAGATCGATAGAATAGACGCCGAAATCCTGATCCGGCTGCAGAGCGACGGCAGGCTCTCCAACGCGAAACTGGCGGAACAGGTGTCCTTAAGCGAAACGCCCTGCTGGCGGCGGCTGAAACGGCTGGAGGAAGCCGGCGTCATCGAGGGCTACCAGGCGGTCGTCAACCGGCGCGCGCTCGGTCTGGGCGTGATGGCCTTCGTCCAGCTGACCTGCTCCGAACACGACGAGGCCTCGACCGCCGCGTTTCAAAAGGCGGTCGAGGCCAGTCCGCAAGTCCTGTCCTGCCACAACACCACCGGCGACGCGGATTTCCTGCTTCAGGTGGTCGCGCAGGATCTCGACGACTACAGCCGCTTTGTGGAAAAGGTCATTCGCAAGCTGCCGGGCGTGACAAGCATCAAGTCAAATCTGTCCTTGCGCGAACTGAAGTCCTCGAACCGGCTTCCCATTCGCGAAGCGATCAGTCACCTTTGA
- the hisC gene encoding histidinol-phosphate transaminase encodes MSKFWSPVVSRLVPYVPGEQPSDSSVIKLNTNENPYGPSPIALGAIRAATQDSLRLYPDPGAARLRTAVAGTFGLSPENVFAGNGSDEILAHAFHGFFSGRDPIVFPDITYSFYRTYCELYGIAHRTVPLDDGFQVDVASLKDPCGGIVVANPNAPTGIALGLGAIETILDQNRDVVVIVDEAYVDFGADSAASLVPNHDNLLVVQTFSKSRSLAGLRVGFALGQPHLIEALQRIRDSFNSYPLDRLALAGAEAAWTHTDWFEETRHMVIASRERLAADLTDLGFDVLPSAANFLFVSHGTVAAAELAAKLRSDGILVRHFPVGRINNHLRISVGTDEECDALVRAIRSIIGTGYRP; translated from the coding sequence ATGAGCAAGTTCTGGAGCCCCGTCGTCAGCCGGCTGGTACCCTATGTGCCCGGCGAGCAGCCGTCGGACAGCAGTGTCATCAAGCTCAACACCAACGAGAACCCCTACGGCCCGTCGCCGATAGCGCTCGGGGCGATCCGTGCCGCCACGCAGGACAGCCTGCGGCTCTATCCGGATCCGGGTGCAGCCCGGCTGAGGACCGCTGTCGCCGGGACGTTCGGCCTGAGCCCCGAAAACGTCTTTGCCGGCAACGGCTCCGACGAAATCCTGGCGCACGCGTTTCACGGATTTTTCAGCGGCCGGGACCCGATCGTTTTTCCCGACATCACCTACAGTTTTTACAGGACCTATTGCGAGCTTTACGGGATCGCCCATCGCACGGTCCCGCTCGATGACGGCTTCCAGGTCGATGTCGCGTCCCTGAAAGACCCCTGCGGCGGCATTGTTGTCGCCAACCCGAATGCTCCGACCGGCATCGCGCTGGGTCTGGGCGCCATCGAAACGATCCTGGATCAGAACCGGGACGTGGTTGTGATTGTCGACGAAGCCTATGTCGATTTCGGCGCCGACAGCGCCGCCAGCCTTGTGCCGAACCATGACAACCTGCTGGTGGTGCAGACCTTTTCAAAGTCGCGCAGCCTGGCGGGCCTGCGGGTCGGCTTCGCCCTTGGCCAGCCGCATCTGATAGAGGCGCTGCAGAGGATCCGGGACAGCTTCAACTCCTATCCGCTCGACCGCCTGGCGCTGGCCGGAGCGGAAGCCGCCTGGACCCACACGGACTGGTTTGAGGAAACCCGGCACATGGTGATCGCTTCCCGCGAGCGCCTTGCGGCCGACCTGACGGATCTGGGGTTCGACGTATTGCCCTCCGCCGCGAATTTCCTGTTCGTCTCGCACGGCACAGTGGCGGCGGCGGAGCTGGCGGCGAAGCTCAGATCCGACGGCATTCTCGTCCGGCATTTTCCGGTCGGGCGCATCAACAACCATCTGCGCATTTCGGTCGGCACAGACGAGGAATGCGACGCCCTCGTGCGCGCGATCCGCTCCATCATCGGGACCGGGTATCGACCCTGA
- a CDS encoding heavy metal-binding domain-containing protein yields the protein MLVTTTNTIQGRDLDYKGLVTGEAILGANLFKDLFAGIRDIVGGRSGAYEEELAKAREIAVAEMCQQAQSLGGNAVIGVDLDYETVGQNGSMLMVSATGTAVTVR from the coding sequence ATGCTCGTCACCACGACCAACACCATTCAGGGCCGGGACCTGGACTACAAGGGCCTGGTGACGGGCGAGGCGATCCTCGGGGCGAACCTGTTCAAGGATCTCTTTGCCGGCATTCGCGACATTGTGGGCGGCCGCTCCGGGGCCTATGAAGAAGAACTCGCCAAGGCACGCGAGATCGCCGTCGCGGAAATGTGCCAGCAGGCGCAGTCCCTTGGCGGCAATGCCGTTATCGGGGTCGATCTCGACTACGAGACCGTCGGCCAGAACGGCTCCATGCTGATGGTCAGCGCCACGGGCACGGCGGTAACCGTCCGCTAG
- a CDS encoding GNAT family N-acetyltransferase yields MPPTYRIVPGFPQTERPVAVRLFWQAFAGKLGRVMAPEDKALAFLERVINPDFAVSALSPEGGLLGLAGFKTDQGALIGGGLGDMTAVYGLFGGTWRGLLLDTLERETEDGCLLMDGIFVAEDARGRGIGGALLEAVFTEARSRNLSRVRLDVINTNPRAKALYERKGFKAVSEEKTGILELLFGFSSSTRMARTV; encoded by the coding sequence ATGCCCCCGACATACCGGATCGTCCCGGGCTTTCCCCAAACCGAACGGCCCGTTGCCGTGCGTCTGTTCTGGCAGGCCTTTGCCGGCAAGCTGGGCAGGGTAATGGCGCCGGAGGACAAGGCGCTCGCCTTCCTTGAACGGGTGATCAATCCGGATTTTGCCGTCAGCGCGCTGTCCCCCGAAGGCGGGCTGCTCGGACTTGCCGGTTTCAAGACCGATCAGGGCGCCCTTATCGGCGGCGGTCTTGGTGACATGACGGCGGTCTACGGCCTGTTTGGCGGCACCTGGCGCGGGCTCCTGCTGGATACGCTGGAGCGGGAAACCGAAGACGGCTGCCTGCTGATGGACGGCATCTTCGTTGCCGAGGACGCCCGCGGCCGCGGCATTGGCGGCGCGCTGCTCGAGGCCGTTTTCACCGAAGCCCGCAGCCGCAACCTCTCCAGGGTCCGCCTCGACGTGATCAACACCAATCCCCGCGCGAAGGCTCTTTACGAGCGCAAGGGCTTCAAAGCCGTCAGCGAAGAAAAGACGGGGATCCTGGAACTCCTGTTCGGCTTTTCCTCCTCAACGCGCATGGCGCGGACGGTCTAG
- the speB gene encoding agmatinase — protein MSSHGYEGGRLNLPFVGICTFGKSPYQPDWDAIDADVAVLGAPFDFGTQWRSGARMGPRAIREASTLFSFGHAGAYDFEDDITYLPAETTRMVDLGDADIVHTDTIESHRRIEFGVRKILAAGALPVVLGGDHSVNIPCINAFDGEDPIHVVQIDAHLDFVDERHGVRYGHGNPMRRAAEKPYVTGLSQIGIRNVSSTARDGYEAARRMGSDIQSVRHVRKLGTAGMLARIPEGKRYYLTIDIDAFDPSIAPGTGTPSHGGFLYYEVLELIDGLAKRGDIVGIDLVEVAPDYDPTGTTSILAAQILMNTIGRVLHHR, from the coding sequence ATGTCCTCACACGGCTATGAAGGCGGACGGTTGAACCTGCCCTTTGTCGGCATCTGCACGTTCGGCAAGTCGCCCTATCAGCCGGACTGGGACGCGATCGACGCGGATGTCGCGGTGCTGGGCGCACCGTTCGATTTCGGCACCCAGTGGCGCTCGGGTGCACGCATGGGTCCGCGTGCCATCCGGGAGGCCTCGACGCTGTTCTCCTTCGGCCATGCCGGGGCCTATGACTTCGAGGACGACATCACCTACCTGCCGGCGGAAACCACCCGGATGGTCGATCTGGGCGACGCGGATATCGTCCACACCGACACGATCGAAAGCCACCGGCGCATCGAGTTCGGCGTGCGCAAGATCCTCGCCGCCGGGGCCCTGCCGGTGGTGCTCGGCGGCGACCATTCGGTCAACATTCCCTGCATCAACGCCTTTGACGGTGAAGACCCGATCCACGTGGTGCAGATCGACGCCCATCTCGATTTTGTCGACGAACGCCACGGCGTGCGCTACGGCCACGGCAATCCGATGCGCCGGGCAGCGGAAAAACCCTATGTGACCGGCCTTTCCCAGATCGGCATCCGCAATGTGTCGTCGACGGCGCGGGACGGCTATGAGGCCGCGCGGCGCATGGGCTCCGACATCCAGTCGGTGCGCCACGTGCGCAAGCTCGGCACCGCAGGCATGCTGGCGCGCATTCCGGAGGGAAAGCGCTATTACCTCACCATCGACATCGACGCGTTCGATCCGTCGATCGCGCCGGGAACCGGCACGCCCAGCCATGGCGGCTTTCTCTATTACGAGGTGCTGGAACTGATCGACGGCCTTGCCAAACGCGGCGACATTGTCGGCATCGACCTGGTGGAAGTGGCGCCGGATTACGATCCGACGGGCACCACCAGCATCCTGGCGGCACAGATCCTGATGAACACGATCGGCCGTGTGCTGCATCACCGGTAA
- a CDS encoding glycosyl hydrolase family 8, with translation MVRMIVFALLLALTGTKVGSEPVFPSVSKSERLEALDRFWSDWKRVYFREGCGGAFVDISGDGRPAWGGSASNTLTVSEAHGYGMLALVHMAGREPGVRRLFDGMLAFYRAHPAASDPGLMAWNQTRDCRDGADGGNMSATDGDLDIALALLLADRRWGGYRDAFLQAQAAILEHEVTPDGMMRLGDWATDDDYATASRSSDFMPGSFAAFAANSQEDGHRWRQIRDRGYSVWGGLSNDHASETGLVPDFLIGLPDKPQPAGANFLEGESDGWFSWNALRYPWRLALDLLETGDGRAEAHLRTINRWIQDASGRDPSRIATTYRLDGSIPDDRETGSAAFLAVFAAAALGGTGDPGADRDWSDALWSALVSRPIEDEDYYGNTLKLLAMVALAELWTQDAP, from the coding sequence ATGGTTCGGATGATCGTCTTTGCCTTGTTGCTTGCCCTAACAGGCACAAAAGTCGGCTCGGAGCCCGTTTTCCCCTCTGTTTCCAAATCCGAGCGTCTCGAGGCGCTCGACAGGTTCTGGTCGGACTGGAAGAGGGTCTACTTTCGGGAAGGCTGCGGCGGTGCCTTTGTCGACATTTCCGGCGACGGCAGGCCGGCCTGGGGCGGCAGCGCGTCGAACACGCTTACGGTATCGGAGGCGCATGGCTATGGCATGCTTGCGCTTGTCCACATGGCCGGCCGCGAACCGGGCGTCCGACGCCTGTTTGACGGCATGTTGGCGTTCTACAGGGCGCATCCTGCGGCGTCCGATCCTGGGCTGATGGCCTGGAACCAGACGCGGGATTGCCGCGACGGGGCGGATGGCGGCAATATGTCGGCCACCGATGGCGACCTTGATATCGCTCTGGCTCTCCTGCTTGCCGACCGGCGCTGGGGCGGTTATCGCGATGCCTTCCTGCAGGCGCAAGCGGCCATCCTTGAGCATGAGGTCACGCCGGACGGTATGATGCGTCTCGGCGACTGGGCCACGGATGACGATTATGCAACCGCCTCCCGGTCGTCGGATTTCATGCCTGGCAGTTTCGCCGCTTTCGCCGCGAACAGCCAAGAGGATGGCCACAGGTGGCGGCAAATCCGGGACCGGGGTTACTCGGTCTGGGGCGGACTTTCCAACGATCATGCCTCCGAAACAGGCCTGGTACCCGATTTTCTGATTGGCCTCCCTGACAAGCCCCAACCTGCCGGGGCGAATTTTCTGGAAGGCGAGAGCGACGGCTGGTTTTCGTGGAATGCCCTGCGCTATCCCTGGCGTCTTGCGCTCGACCTGCTTGAAACCGGTGATGGCCGGGCGGAAGCGCATCTGCGGACAATCAACCGGTGGATCCAGGACGCCTCCGGGCGGGATCCATCGCGGATTGCCACGACCTACCGGCTGGACGGCAGTATTCCCGACGACCGCGAGACCGGCTCAGCAGCCTTCCTTGCCGTCTTCGCCGCCGCCGCGCTCGGCGGCACCGGTGATCCGGGCGCCGACCGGGACTGGTCCGACGCGCTCTGGTCCGCACTGGTGTCCCGTCCGATAGAAGATGAAGATTATTACGGCAACACGCTCAAGCTGCTGGCCATGGTTGCCCTGGCCGAGCTCTGGACGCAGGACGCTCCTTGA